In uncultured Bacteroides sp., the following proteins share a genomic window:
- a CDS encoding RNA-binding domain-containing protein has product MALPINIEDLVHGRTVEWERLEFKQDWNPEDIIHSLCAFANDLNNWGGGYIIVGIAENAGQPILPPTGLQQSHLDRIQGEIVRLGHKISPTYFPISQPYVLDGKHILVLWCPAGDNRPYTAPSTLGVNGQRYHYIRVGSHSIQATGDYLRQLHELTARIPFDDRINNRATLEALDLGLIQAHLQEIKSELFEESKTMPFADLCRAMLIAKGADEDIRPVNVGLLFFNKEPETFFPRTWIELVWHKDGGYTEHYFKGQLQKQLRDALSYIQTNIISEKVVKYPDRAESDRFFNFPYAAIEEALSNAVYHKSYEMNSPIEIQVWSDKIEILSYPAAMPPVNKQILTSSRRIIARQYRNRRIGDFLKELHLTEGRATGFPTIYDAMEKNGSPAPIFDSDDSTYVLVTIPVHPAFNVPEIKESIGAGIRVNQLLFKDIDDLIAFSNGATNGATNGATNGAETLLAEALHTKVKEMLIAADFWISREGLFERIGLTNQSFNRKKFLDPLLDIGWIEMKYPDNRTHPEQRYKISESGKRLLEIINK; this is encoded by the coding sequence ATGGCATTACCTATAAATATCGAAGACTTAGTACACGGCCGCACAGTTGAGTGGGAACGTTTGGAGTTTAAGCAAGACTGGAATCCCGAAGATATTATTCACAGCCTTTGTGCCTTTGCCAACGATTTAAACAACTGGGGTGGCGGCTATATCATTGTTGGTATTGCCGAGAATGCTGGTCAGCCCATATTACCTCCCACAGGTTTGCAGCAAAGTCATTTAGATAGAATTCAAGGTGAAATTGTCCGGCTAGGGCATAAAATATCTCCTACTTATTTTCCTATAAGTCAACCGTACGTATTAGATGGGAAACATATATTGGTGCTTTGGTGTCCTGCTGGAGACAACCGTCCATATACAGCTCCTTCTACATTGGGAGTAAATGGTCAACGTTATCATTACATTAGAGTTGGTTCTCATAGTATTCAGGCTACAGGCGATTATTTAAGGCAACTTCATGAATTGACTGCACGTATACCATTTGATGACCGAATCAATAACAGGGCAACTCTTGAAGCCTTGGATTTGGGATTGATTCAGGCACACCTTCAGGAAATAAAAAGCGAATTGTTTGAAGAGAGTAAAACAATGCCATTTGCTGACCTTTGCCGTGCTATGCTGATAGCCAAAGGAGCTGATGAAGATATTCGTCCTGTAAACGTTGGCTTATTGTTTTTCAACAAAGAACCAGAGACATTTTTTCCACGTACATGGATAGAACTAGTGTGGCATAAAGATGGAGGATACACCGAGCACTATTTTAAAGGTCAATTGCAAAAACAATTACGGGACGCACTGTCTTACATTCAGACTAATATCATTTCTGAGAAAGTAGTTAAGTACCCAGATAGGGCAGAATCGGACCGCTTTTTCAACTTTCCGTATGCTGCAATAGAGGAAGCACTTTCAAATGCGGTATATCATAAGAGTTATGAAATGAATTCTCCTATCGAGATTCAGGTCTGGTCAGATAAAATTGAGATTTTAAGCTATCCGGCTGCAATGCCACCAGTCAATAAACAGATACTGACTTCCAGCCGCAGAATTATTGCCCGTCAATACCGCAACCGCAGAATCGGTGATTTTCTGAAAGAACTTCATTTAACTGAAGGTCGTGCTACAGGCTTCCCCACTATTTACGATGCCATGGAAAAGAATGGTTCTCCGGCTCCCATTTTTGATTCAGATGATAGCACTTATGTTTTAGTTACAATACCTGTTCATCCAGCTTTTAACGTTCCAGAAATTAAAGAAAGTATCGGAGCTGGTATCAGAGTTAATCAGTTGTTGTTCAAAGATATAGATGATTTAATTGCATTTAGTAACGGAGCTACTAACGGAGCTACTAACGGAGCTACTAACGGAGCTGAGACTTTACTTGCCGAAGCTCTACATACAAAAGTAAAAGAAATGCTTATTGCAGCTGATTTCTGGATAAGTAGAGAAGGATTATTTGAAAGAATCGGTCTGACAAATCAATCATTTAATAGAAAGAAATTTTTAGACCCCTTACTGGATATTGGATGGATTGAAATGAAATATCCAGACAACAGAACACACCCAGAACAAAGATATAAAATATCGGAATCGGGCAAACGATTACTCGAAATAATCAACAAGTAA
- a CDS encoding polysaccharide deacetylase family protein has product MNRQIILLYSAFIGLLLISCNHSSQNGGVNSDYSGIVAETAAGKEASAVKYAINTAAEIYAKPQVPVLCYHRIEDGRKGEYAVSPATFAAHMKVLADSGYHSISPDQLYDYLVKNKKLPDKPVMITFDDSRVEHYKIAAPVMEKYGFRGVFFIMTITYNKKNYMTKEQIAQLAKSGHTVGLHSWDHTMVTKYKDSDWQKQVVNPKKELERIIGMPVEYWAYPNGVYDHKAAEELSKYFKLSFILISKRDSVKPLQTIRRMIVSKWTPQTLLKSMHGTFDKKK; this is encoded by the coding sequence ATGAACAGGCAAATTATTCTTCTTTATTCGGCCTTTATCGGGTTATTACTTATCAGTTGTAATCACTCTTCACAAAATGGAGGAGTTAATAGTGATTACTCTGGCATAGTTGCAGAAACGGCGGCGGGAAAGGAGGCTTCAGCTGTTAAGTATGCCATCAATACTGCTGCGGAGATTTATGCAAAGCCACAAGTACCTGTTCTTTGCTATCACCGTATTGAAGATGGAAGGAAAGGCGAGTATGCTGTGAGCCCTGCTACATTTGCTGCACATATGAAGGTTCTTGCTGATAGTGGCTATCATTCCATTTCACCCGACCAACTATATGATTATCTGGTTAAGAATAAAAAGTTGCCCGACAAGCCTGTAATGATAACCTTTGATGATTCGAGGGTGGAACATTATAAAATTGCTGCTCCGGTGATGGAGAAATATGGATTTAGGGGAGTGTTCTTCATCATGACAATTACATATAATAAGAAGAACTATATGACGAAGGAGCAAATCGCTCAGTTGGCAAAATCAGGACACACCGTTGGACTGCATAGCTGGGATCACACAATGGTGACCAAATATAAAGATTCGGATTGGCAGAAGCAGGTGGTAAATCCTAAAAAAGAATTAGAGAGAATAATTGGTATGCCTGTTGAATACTGGGCTTATCCAAATGGTGTTTATGATCATAAAGCAGCTGAGGAGTTAAGTAAGTACTTTAAGCTTTCATTTATACTTATATCAAAACGTGATTCAGTAAAACCCTTGCAAACCATTCGCAGAATGATCGTTTCTAAATGGACACCGCAAACATTGCTGAAATCAATGCATGGAACTTTCGACAAGAAAAAATAG
- a CDS encoding alpha-L-arabinofuranosidase C-terminal domain-containing protein, with translation MRKAFLLGTLLAASLSISAQKKATIEIHPEQGTQTISKHIYGHFAEHLGSCIYGGLWVGENSDIPNTKGYRTDVLEALKKLHIPNLRWPGGCFADEYHWMDGIGPKENRPKMVNNNWGGTIEDNSFGTNEFLNLCELLGCEPYISGNVGSGTVEELAKWVEYMTSDGDSPMANLRRKNGRDKAWKVKFLGVGNESWGCGGNMEPAYYADLFRRYSTYCRNYDGNQLFKIASGASDYDYNWTETLMKKDASNMNGISLHYYTCKGWNGSKGSATNFTKDDYYWTMGKCLEIEDVVKKHIAIMDKYDAKKKVGLMVDEWGTWWDVEPGTNPGHLFQQNTMRDAMVAALTLNVFNKYGDRIQMANIAQVVNVLQSMILTKGKEMVLTPTYYVFDMYKVHQGATYLPLNLACDTMTFEKNHAVPMLSASASKDAKGLIHVTLANASLDNSEEVDINIPSLKANKVSGRILTSKEAGDYNAFGAPEKVQPKDFTDAKITKQGIKVKMPAKSIVVLEIN, from the coding sequence ATGAGAAAAGCATTCCTGTTAGGCACTTTGCTTGCCGCGAGTTTATCAATTTCCGCGCAAAAGAAGGCTACAATTGAGATTCATCCTGAGCAAGGAACACAAACAATCAGTAAACACATTTACGGACATTTTGCCGAACATCTTGGTAGCTGTATATATGGTGGACTTTGGGTTGGTGAGAATTCGGATATTCCAAATACAAAAGGTTATCGTACTGATGTGCTTGAGGCATTAAAGAAATTGCATATTCCAAACCTTCGCTGGCCGGGTGGATGCTTTGCCGACGAATATCATTGGATGGATGGTATTGGCCCTAAAGAAAATCGTCCTAAGATGGTAAACAATAACTGGGGAGGTACCATTGAAGATAACAGCTTTGGTACAAATGAATTCCTTAATCTTTGCGAATTATTAGGTTGCGAACCATATATCAGCGGAAATGTGGGAAGTGGTACAGTTGAAGAATTGGCAAAATGGGTGGAATATATGACTTCGGACGGTGATAGTCCAATGGCTAATCTTCGTAGAAAGAATGGTCGTGACAAGGCCTGGAAAGTTAAGTTCCTTGGTGTTGGTAACGAAAGCTGGGGTTGTGGTGGAAACATGGAGCCTGCTTATTATGCAGACTTATTCCGTCGTTATTCTACTTATTGCCGTAACTATGATGGTAACCAGTTGTTTAAAATTGCCAGTGGTGCCAGTGATTATGATTATAACTGGACTGAGACTTTGATGAAAAAGGATGCTAGTAATATGAATGGTATTTCACTTCATTATTATACTTGTAAAGGCTGGAACGGAAGTAAAGGCTCAGCTACTAATTTCACTAAAGATGATTATTACTGGACTATGGGTAAATGTCTGGAAATTGAGGATGTGGTAAAGAAGCATATTGCCATTATGGATAAATATGATGCAAAGAAGAAAGTTGGTTTAATGGTTGATGAATGGGGAACATGGTGGGATGTTGAACCAGGAACTAATCCAGGACACCTTTTCCAACAAAATACAATGCGTGATGCTATGGTTGCTGCTCTTACCCTGAACGTGTTTAATAAATATGGTGACCGTATTCAAATGGCTAATATCGCTCAGGTGGTTAATGTGCTTCAATCAATGATTCTTACTAAAGGTAAAGAAATGGTGTTGACTCCAACTTACTATGTGTTTGATATGTATAAAGTGCATCAGGGTGCAACTTATCTTCCTTTGAATCTGGCTTGTGATACAATGACATTTGAAAAGAATCACGCAGTTCCTATGTTGAGCGCTTCTGCATCTAAAGATGCTAAAGGATTAATACATGTTACATTGGCAAATGCAAGCTTAGACAATAGTGAAGAGGTAGATATTAATATTCCTTCATTAAAAGCTAATAAAGTAAGCGGACGTATTCTTACCTCAAAAGAAGCAGGTGATTATAATGCTTTTGGTGCTCCTGAAAAAGTGCAGCCAAAAGATTTCACTGATGCTAAAATTACTAAGCAAGGAATCAAAGTAAAGATGCCTGCTAAATCAATTGTTGTATTGGAAATTAATTAA
- a CDS encoding BNR repeat-containing protein, with translation MGIKRILYSTLLFAAASSVTAQTAPSLEGAVLLATAKTTQLNQSKAVEPGNYKIKRVVRVGNVPADFPVNFALYTKGNCQYVAYYDTLHKMVLASRKLNQKKWSYKSLETKVPWDSHNYISLFVDEAGYIHVVGNMHSSPLVYFKSSKPWDINSMQALHKMTGKEEDVTTYPEFMYGPKGETLFHYRYGRSGNGYEVFNVLDVSSQKWSRLIDKPLIDGEGERNAYMQGPVLGPDGYFHLLWVWRETPDCSSNHTLSYARSKDLIHWESVNGEKAGFPITLKDSCLVVDATPEKGGLINIGIKLGFDSSNRVMVGYHKYDDKGNTQLYLSRNDGGKWNAVKQTSWDYRWDFKGGGTIVNELLIDAPVVKDGKVTMGYHRLNLKDAQIIADENTFAPLGEEVIPSVYPKEMEKLDSAFPGMLVYKIKDSASADNDKTKYVLRWEALSPNRDQKRTGKLPQPSVLRVYELQK, from the coding sequence ATGGGTATTAAACGAATTCTATATTCAACCTTATTATTTGCCGCTGCATCATCGGTAACGGCTCAAACAGCTCCCTCCTTAGAGGGGGCTGTTCTTTTAGCAACTGCAAAAACAACTCAGTTGAATCAGTCAAAAGCTGTTGAACCGGGTAACTATAAGATTAAGAGAGTTGTCAGGGTAGGCAATGTTCCTGCTGATTTCCCGGTAAACTTTGCTCTTTATACGAAAGGGAATTGCCAGTATGTTGCTTATTACGACACGCTTCATAAAATGGTTCTGGCTTCCCGTAAGCTGAATCAGAAGAAGTGGAGTTATAAGTCCTTAGAGACAAAGGTTCCTTGGGATAGCCATAATTACATCTCATTGTTTGTTGATGAGGCTGGTTATATTCATGTGGTAGGAAATATGCACTCTTCACCATTGGTTTACTTCAAGAGTAGTAAGCCCTGGGATATCAATTCCATGCAGGCTCTGCATAAGATGACGGGAAAAGAAGAAGATGTAACCACTTATCCGGAGTTTATGTACGGTCCGAAAGGGGAGACTCTTTTTCATTATCGATATGGCCGTAGTGGTAATGGATACGAGGTGTTTAATGTGCTGGATGTCTCTTCTCAAAAGTGGAGCAGGCTGATAGATAAACCTCTGATTGATGGAGAAGGAGAGCGAAATGCTTATATGCAGGGACCAGTTCTTGGACCTGATGGTTATTTTCATTTATTATGGGTGTGGCGTGAAACACCTGATTGTTCCAGTAATCATACGCTCTCTTATGCACGAAGCAAAGATCTTATTCACTGGGAAAGTGTGAATGGAGAGAAAGCCGGTTTCCCGATCACATTGAAAGATAGTTGTCTGGTGGTTGATGCTACACCTGAGAAAGGTGGTCTTATTAATATTGGAATAAAGCTAGGTTTTGATTCTTCTAACCGGGTGATGGTTGGTTATCATAAATATGATGATAAAGGTAATACGCAGCTTTACTTATCACGTAATGATGGTGGAAAGTGGAATGCAGTAAAACAAACCAGCTGGGATTACCGTTGGGATTTCAAAGGCGGCGGAACAATTGTCAATGAGCTATTAATTGATGCTCCTGTTGTAAAAGACGGTAAGGTAACGATGGGGTATCATCGGCTGAATCTTAAAGATGCTCAGATTATTGCTGATGAAAATACGTTTGCTCCTTTAGGTGAAGAAGTTATTCCGTCTGTCTATCCAAAAGAAATGGAGAAATTAGACTCTGCTTTTCCTGGAATGTTAGTTTATAAGATTAAAGATTCAGCTTCTGCTGATAACGATAAAACTAAATATGTTCTTCGCTGGGAAGCTCTGTCTCCCAATCGTGATCAGAAACGTACAGGTAAGCTTCCTCAGCCATCTGTTCTTCGGGTTTATGAGCTACAAAAATAA
- the pnp gene encoding polyribonucleotide nucleotidyltransferase, which produces MINPIVKTIELGDGRTISLETGKLAKQADGSVMLRMGNTMLLATVCAAKDAVPGTDFMPLQVEYKEKYAAFGRFPGGFTKREGRTSDYEILTCRLVDRALRPLFPDNYHAEVFVNIILFSADGVDMPDALAGLAASAALAVSDIPFNGPISEVRVARVDGKFVINPTFAELEKADMDIMVAATYENIMMVEGEMKEVSEAELLEAMKVAHEAIKVHCKAQMELAEAVGKTVKREYCHEVNDEDLRKAVRDACYDKSYAIAASGNKNKHEREDAFNAIRDEFKAQLTDEELAEKGALISKYYHDVEKEAMRRCILDEGKRLDGRKTTEIRPIWSEIGYLPGPHGSAIFTRGETQSLTSVTLGTKMDEKIIDNVLARGKERFLLHYNFPPFCTGEAKAQRGTGRREIGHGNLAHMALKNIIPDNYPYVVRVVSEILESNGSSSMATVCAGTLALMDAGVKIKKPVSGIAMGLIKNAGEDKFAVLSDILGDEDHLGDMDFKVTGTKDGITATQMDIKVDGLSFDILEQALNQAKEGRMHILGKIMETIQEPRADLKDHAPRIETLTIPKEFIGAIIGPGGKIIQGMQEETGATITIEEVEGVGKIEVSGTNKAAIENAMRLIKGIVSVPEVGEVYKGKVRSIMPYGAFVEFLPGKDGLLHISEIDWKRLETVEESGIKEGDEIEVKLIDVDAKTGKFKLSKKALTPRPPKKEDKE; this is translated from the coding sequence ATGATTAACCCAATTGTTAAAACGATCGAGTTAGGAGATGGAAGAACCATTTCTCTCGAGACGGGAAAATTGGCAAAACAGGCAGACGGTTCTGTTATGCTTCGCATGGGAAATACCATGTTATTAGCTACTGTTTGTGCCGCTAAAGATGCAGTTCCCGGAACAGATTTTATGCCTTTACAGGTAGAGTACAAAGAGAAATACGCAGCATTTGGCCGCTTCCCTGGTGGTTTTACAAAAAGAGAAGGTCGAACTTCTGATTATGAAATCCTTACCTGCCGCCTTGTAGACCGTGCTTTACGCCCACTATTCCCAGATAATTACCATGCAGAAGTTTTTGTAAACATTATCCTTTTCTCTGCAGATGGTGTAGATATGCCCGATGCATTAGCAGGACTTGCTGCTTCAGCAGCATTAGCTGTTTCTGACATACCTTTCAACGGACCTATTTCAGAAGTACGTGTTGCACGTGTTGATGGTAAGTTTGTTATCAATCCTACATTCGCTGAACTTGAAAAAGCTGATATGGATATCATGGTTGCCGCAACTTATGAAAACATCATGATGGTTGAAGGTGAAATGAAAGAAGTTTCAGAAGCTGAACTATTGGAAGCAATGAAAGTTGCTCACGAAGCAATCAAGGTTCACTGCAAAGCTCAGATGGAATTAGCCGAAGCTGTAGGTAAAACAGTAAAACGTGAATATTGTCATGAAGTAAATGATGAAGATCTTCGCAAGGCTGTTCGTGATGCATGTTATGACAAATCATATGCAATTGCAGCTTCCGGAAATAAGAACAAGCACGAACGTGAAGATGCATTCAATGCTATCCGCGATGAATTCAAGGCTCAGTTGACTGATGAAGAATTAGCAGAAAAAGGTGCTTTGATCAGCAAATATTATCACGATGTGGAAAAAGAAGCTATGCGTCGTTGCATCCTTGATGAAGGAAAACGTCTGGATGGAAGAAAGACCACAGAAATTCGCCCTATCTGGAGTGAAATTGGTTACTTACCAGGACCTCACGGATCTGCTATCTTTACCCGTGGTGAAACTCAATCATTGACTTCTGTTACCTTAGGTACTAAGATGGACGAGAAAATCATTGATAACGTATTGGCACGAGGAAAAGAACGTTTCTTGTTACACTATAATTTCCCTCCATTCTGTACCGGTGAAGCAAAAGCTCAACGAGGTACAGGTCGTCGTGAAATTGGACACGGAAACCTTGCCCACATGGCATTAAAAAATATAATCCCTGATAACTATCCTTACGTAGTTCGTGTAGTATCTGAGATTCTTGAATCAAACGGTTCTTCTTCAATGGCTACTGTATGTGCCGGAACATTAGCTCTTATGGATGCTGGTGTGAAGATTAAGAAACCAGTTTCGGGTATCGCAATGGGATTAATTAAAAACGCAGGAGAAGATAAATTTGCTGTGTTATCTGATATCCTTGGTGATGAAGACCACTTAGGCGATATGGACTTCAAGGTTACAGGAACAAAAGACGGTATTACTGCTACTCAGATGGATATCAAGGTAGACGGACTTTCTTTTGACATTCTGGAACAAGCCCTGAATCAAGCTAAAGAAGGTCGTATGCACATTCTTGGTAAGATAATGGAAACTATTCAAGAGCCTCGCGCTGATTTGAAAGACCATGCTCCACGCATCGAAACATTGACTATTCCTAAAGAATTCATTGGTGCAATTATCGGCCCTGGTGGAAAGATCATTCAAGGAATGCAGGAAGAAACTGGTGCAACTATCACTATTGAAGAAGTTGAAGGTGTTGGTAAAATTGAAGTTTCAGGAACAAACAAGGCTGCTATTGAGAACGCTATGCGCTTAATCAAAGGCATTGTTTCAGTACCGGAAGTTGGTGAAGTTTACAAAGGTAAAGTTCGCTCAATTATGCCTTACGGTGCATTTGTTGAATTCCTTCCAGGAAAAGACGGATTGCTTCATATCTCTGAAATAGATTGGAAACGTCTTGAAACAGTTGAAGAATCTGGAATTAAAGAAGGTGACGAAATTGAAGTTAAGTTAATCGACGTCGATGCTAAGACTGGTAAGTTCAAACTTTCTAAGAAAGCTTTAACTCCACGTCCTCCAAAGAAAGAAGATAAAGAATAA
- a CDS encoding TlpA disulfide reductase family protein: MKKICLFIFGTLVLASCNREPKFNIKGTVADAKGKMLYLEASGIEGVEPLDSVKLGSDGEFSFKKLRPESPEFYRLRVGEKVINFSVDSIETLDVKAKYGDFSTGYSIEGSANCTKIKELTLMQIDLQKKVDGLVKVVQQGKIAESVFQDSVSGMMESYKKQVKTKYIFAAPNMTYAYFALFQKVNGYAIFDPMNNKEDIKCFQAVATSLTNNYPDADRTKNLYNVVIKGLKNTRTAKSRIIELPKEKISEAGLIDINLKDINGVTRKLSDLKGKVVLLDFIVYQSEASVAHNFALRDLYNKYAAQGLQIYQVSLDADEHFWKTATDKLPWVCVRDEDGVQSRYASVYNIKKVPAFFLINRNNELKARDENIKNLQEEIKKLL; encoded by the coding sequence ATGAAAAAGATCTGTCTATTTATATTTGGGACTTTGGTTTTGGCTTCTTGTAACAGAGAACCAAAATTTAATATTAAAGGAACTGTTGCTGATGCGAAAGGCAAAATGTTGTATCTGGAAGCTTCCGGCATTGAAGGCGTTGAGCCTCTGGACTCTGTTAAACTAGGAAGTGACGGTGAATTTAGTTTTAAGAAATTGCGTCCTGAATCTCCCGAGTTTTACCGATTGAGAGTTGGTGAAAAGGTAATCAATTTTTCTGTAGACAGTATTGAAACTCTTGATGTTAAAGCAAAATATGGTGATTTCTCCACTGGGTATTCTATTGAGGGTTCTGCAAATTGCACAAAAATAAAAGAGTTAACTTTGATGCAGATTGATTTGCAAAAGAAAGTTGACGGATTAGTGAAGGTTGTTCAGCAAGGTAAGATTGCAGAAAGTGTATTCCAGGACAGCGTGTCAGGAATGATGGAAAGCTATAAGAAGCAAGTGAAAACGAAGTATATTTTTGCTGCTCCTAATATGACCTATGCTTATTTTGCACTTTTCCAGAAAGTAAACGGTTATGCGATTTTTGATCCAATGAATAATAAGGAAGATATTAAATGTTTTCAGGCTGTTGCAACAAGCTTAACAAATAATTATCCTGATGCTGACCGTACTAAGAATTTATATAATGTAGTAATAAAGGGACTTAAGAATACAAGAACTGCGAAAAGCAGAATTATTGAACTTCCTAAAGAAAAAATATCTGAAGCTGGTTTGATTGATATTAATCTGAAAGATATTAATGGTGTTACCCGTAAATTGAGCGACCTGAAAGGTAAGGTTGTACTTCTTGATTTTATTGTTTATCAAAGTGAAGCTTCGGTTGCGCATAATTTTGCATTGCGTGATTTATATAACAAATATGCAGCTCAGGGGTTGCAGATATATCAGGTTTCTTTAGATGCAGACGAACACTTCTGGAAAACAGCAACAGATAAGTTGCCTTGGGTTTGCGTTCGTGATGAGGATGGAGTTCAATCAAGATATGCTTCTGTGTATAATATAAAGAAAGTTCCTGCATTCTTCTTGATTAATAGAAATAATGAGCTGAAGGCTCGTGATGAGAATATTAAAAATTTGCAGGAAGAGATTAAGAAATTGCTTTAA
- the greA gene encoding transcription elongation factor GreA: MAYMSEEGYKKLVEELRVLETVNRPEISRQIAEARDKGDLSENAEYDAAKEAQGMLEMKINQLKTIVGGAKIIDETKLKTDSVQILNKVELKNVKNGMKMVYTIVSESEANLKEGKLSVSTPIAQGLLGKKVGDIAHISVPQGNISLEVVNISL, encoded by the coding sequence ATGGCTTATATGTCAGAAGAAGGTTACAAAAAACTAGTTGAGGAACTGAGAGTACTCGAAACAGTAAATCGTCCTGAAATTTCAAGACAGATTGCTGAAGCGAGAGATAAAGGTGACTTGTCTGAAAATGCAGAATATGATGCGGCAAAAGAAGCACAAGGAATGCTGGAGATGAAAATCAACCAGTTGAAAACCATTGTTGGTGGTGCCAAGATCATTGATGAAACGAAATTGAAAACAGACTCTGTTCAGATTCTTAATAAAGTTGAACTTAAGAATGTAAAGAACGGAATGAAGATGGTATACACCATTGTTTCTGAAAGTGAAGCAAACCTGAAAGAAGGAAAATTGTCAGTAAGTACTCCTATTGCTCAGGGACTTCTAGGTAAGAAGGTGGGTGATATTGCTCATATCTCTGTTCCTCAGGGAAACATCTCTCTTGAAGTAGTGAATATATCTCTTTAA
- a CDS encoding HIT family protein, with amino-acid sequence MATIFSKIVAGEIPSYKVAEDDRFFAFLDINPLVKGHTLVIPKREIDYLFDLEDEELASMTVFAKTVAKAIEKAIPCKRIGVAVMGLEVPHAHIHLIPINKESDMIISNPKQKLSNEEFVAIAESIKTVWESNRTDI; translated from the coding sequence ATGGCAACAATATTTAGTAAAATTGTAGCTGGTGAGATTCCTAGTTATAAGGTAGCAGAAGATGATCGTTTTTTTGCGTTTCTCGATATCAATCCTTTGGTAAAAGGCCATACATTGGTTATACCTAAACGAGAAATAGATTATCTTTTCGATCTGGAAGATGAAGAACTTGCATCAATGACTGTTTTTGCCAAAACTGTGGCAAAAGCTATAGAGAAAGCTATTCCTTGCAAAAGAATAGGAGTTGCTGTGATGGGGCTTGAGGTTCCTCATGCTCATATACATCTAATTCCAATAAATAAGGAGTCGGATATGATAATCTCAAATCCTAAACAGAAGTTATCAAACGAAGAATTTGTAGCTATTGCAGAGTCTATCAAGACCGTTTGGGAAAGTAATAGGACTGATATATAA
- a CDS encoding mannose-1-phosphate guanylyltransferase, producing MTNSNNYCVIMGGGIGSRFWPFSRKSLPKQFLDFFGTGRSLLQQTYDRFSKIIPAENIFIVTNDQYSSLVQEQLPQLSPSQILLEPTRRNTAPCIAWASYHIHALNPNANIVVAPSDHLILKEGEFLEAIEKGFKFAAKSCNLLTLGIKPNRPETGYGYIQIDEERDGDFCKVKTFTEKPELELAKVFMESGEFYWNSGLFIWNVKCILKAFNELLPELVAKLTANEGVYGTEQEKAFIDEYFPACPNISIDFGIMEKADNVFVLIGDFGWSDLGTWGSLYDLSPKDKDKNVALKCETLMYNSKDNIVVMPEGKLAVIQDMEGYLIAESDNVLLICKKDEEHAIRKFVNDAQIKMGEDYI from the coding sequence ATGACAAACAGCAATAATTATTGTGTAATCATGGGTGGAGGTATAGGAAGCCGTTTTTGGCCTTTCAGCCGGAAAAGTCTCCCTAAACAATTTCTTGATTTCTTTGGAACAGGTCGCTCTTTACTTCAACAAACTTATGACCGTTTCAGCAAAATTATACCTGCAGAAAACATATTTATCGTTACTAACGACCAATATTCTTCTTTAGTACAAGAACAACTACCGCAGCTTTCTCCCAGCCAGATTCTTTTAGAGCCAACTCGCAGAAATACAGCACCTTGCATAGCATGGGCATCATATCATATTCACGCATTAAATCCGAATGCAAATATAGTAGTAGCACCATCCGACCACCTTATATTAAAAGAAGGCGAGTTCCTGGAAGCTATCGAAAAGGGATTTAAATTTGCAGCAAAATCATGCAATCTGCTAACTTTAGGTATTAAGCCTAACAGACCGGAAACCGGATATGGATATATTCAGATTGACGAGGAAAGAGATGGCGACTTTTGTAAGGTAAAAACATTTACAGAAAAACCTGAACTGGAACTAGCCAAGGTGTTTATGGAAAGTGGTGAGTTTTATTGGAACTCAGGCCTATTTATCTGGAATGTAAAATGCATTCTAAAGGCATTCAATGAACTTCTGCCTGAATTAGTAGCTAAGCTAACAGCAAATGAAGGCGTTTATGGTACCGAGCAAGAAAAAGCTTTCATTGATGAGTATTTCCCTGCATGTCCAAATATCTCAATTGACTTTGGTATCATGGAAAAAGCAGATAATGTATTTGTTTTAATAGGCGACTTTGGATGGTCTGATCTTGGAACATGGGGATCACTATACGATCTTTCTCCAAAAGATAAAGATAAAAATGTTGCTCTAAAATGTGAAACTTTAATGTATAACAGTAAAGATAATATTGTTGTAATGCCGGAAGGAAAGTTAGCAGTAATACAGGATATGGAAGGTTATTTGATTGCAGAATCGGATAATGTATTGCTAATCTGTAAAAAGGACGAAGAACATGCTATTCGTAAATTTGTAAATGATGCCCAGATAAAAATGGGTGAAGATTATATCTAA